One genomic window of Anoplolepis gracilipes chromosome 5, ASM4749672v1, whole genome shotgun sequence includes the following:
- the Sumo gene encoding small ubiquitin-related modifier 3 — MSDEKKETKAESEHINLKVLGQDNAVVQFKIKKHTPLRKLMNAYCDRVGLAIAAVRFRFDGQPINELDTPTTLEMEEGDTIEVYQQQTGGSC; from the exons ATGTCGGATGAGAAGAAG GAGACGAAGGCGGAATCGGAGCACATAAATCTGAAGGTGCTCGGCCAGGACAATGCGGTAGTtcagtttaaaattaagaaacacACACCTCTTCGCAAATTGATGAACGCATACTGCGACCGTGTA GGTTTGGCAATAGCAGCAGTAAGATTTAGATTTGACGGACAACCCATAAATGAATTAGATACACCTACAACGCTGGAAATGGAAGAAGGGGATACAATAGAGGTATATCAACAACAAACAGGTGGTTCGTGTTGA